AGTGGACGACGGGTGGCACCGTGGCAGGATTCGACATCGCTACTAAGGTTCTTGATGGCTGATTCGGTGGTTCCGAGTTCAGCTCGACTCTGAGTCACGCTGCTTGGTGTCGAGTTGAGAAGGTGGGATTAGGGTGGTTCAGGGGCTATGGGTAGGGGATGGGCCCGTGTGGGCGTGTTTCTATGTTTGGATTAACATAAGATAGAGACAATAATTTTGAAGTTTAACTATATTATAAATGTGTAtatatttactaactactattcTTTTTCTTCAGAAATGTTAGGTGTGCCTAGAATTGTTGGCACAACTGTAGATTCACCCCCACAACGGTCGTATAAAGGATGCTTCGGTATGAGAAAATGGTTGTATATTTAGAGATGATGTCCACAACCACCAACACAAAATTGAAACCACTTAGGTCGGACGGCCTTCTATAAAACCTAAGGGtccgtttggatccttggaattgaaataattctaataattataatctAGGTATAGATTAATTGAGAtaatatagttgtatatgaaatatatttgtatattattattAGTCATACAAGGAACATATTTATATGTTGTATTTCGATTGTagggaagtgagttgaagagAGTGATATAAGTTGAAGAGTAGAAATATAgcatggtgatctatagaatcaattttcatctcttaccctatgaatttgagataggcttatttgtgagctttgaaaagttatggaatgtcaaattccaagtaAAATAGTCTAATctattaagtagatttcaattcgTCTAAAATAAAAGAGAAATGATTTTTCAAGCTCTGACAGGCACCACCAATGGCTGTAACAGTTCCGACAACTTGGGCCGATCGTCCATAAAAAGGTTCGGAATTCTGGGCCTAGGCTCCTTGGAATGACTCGGCCCATCAATTGCTTTGTTTCCTTCACGCCAAAAATTTGCCTTGTTGCCTTCGACGCCTGACAGTTTATTGGTTCGATCAGGCCTGGTTCAGTGCGTGCAAGAGCGACAATGCAATTCATATTTCATAATATTTGTGCTCGTCAGACTGCAGCTAGCCGCCAATCGCTAATTTTCACTGGATTGACTGGATTCCGCAAGCTAGTCACTTCTGACGTTAACAAGTGTCATTTGGTGTCTCGTGCGTTGCATTCTGTGTGAAGTGTTCAGAATCAACTTTCAGATCGGCAACTTGCTGTATTCGTCGGCCTGCGTTCAGAGTAGTCCCTGCACATTGCCTTGCCGTTACTAAGGCTCCGTTTagatccaattttttttttttggattttggttactgtagcactttcgtttgtatttgacaattagtgtctaattatggactaattaggttcaaaagtttcgtctcgcgatttttcacccaactgtgcaattaatttttttttcgtctacatttagtactccatacataaatcgtaagattcgatgtgacaggtactgcgcaaaattttttggaatctaaacaggccctaatgGCTTCACCAATGTCAATGAGCTGTATGAAACATCCAACTTCTAAAGATTTCGCAAACCAAACTTGGAAAAAAAAAACCCTGATAGCATTCCGTCTCCAGCCCCCTCCGCCCTCCGCCCTTGCGACTCCAGTTTGAACCGCCGCCGTGGGGAATCTAACCGCGCGGGTCCCACCTTGTAACAAACTGGCCAACCGACTTATCAGCAGTTCCCAGTTGAGCATCCTCCCTACAAATAGCCGTGCCTCCTCGCCAATTTGGCCAGTCTTTCACTTTCAAACGAGCACAACACAATCCAAAGAACGACGTGGGAGAGCGAGCGAGAAAGCCAGAGCCAGAGCAAGAGAGAGCAGCCatcgagaggagaaggcgaaagATTCAAGGGGAGAGAAGGACCGATGGCCGACCCCGACGACTATTGGAGCGCCGTGCTCGTCGTCTTGGTTCCCGTCGTCGTTGTGGCCGTGTGCGTCACCTTCATTATCATGTGGTGCCCATGGCGACGGATCCGCCTCTTCACGCTCGGCGGCGTCACCACCCTGACGCGGACGCTGAACTACACCTGCACCATGTGCCAAGACAGCATGGAGGCCGGCGAGAAGGTCCGCACACTCTCCTGCGACCACGCGTTCCACTGCGGCGGCAGCGCCAGGTGCGAGAGGGACATCGACCAATGGCTTCTCACTGCGGAGGTGATGGCGTGCCCGCTCTGCCGCAAGAGTCCCTATCCCGTGCTGCCGTGGAAGCAGCCACCGCCATCGTCGCCAGCGCCTTCACCGTCAGCATCGGAGCCAGCGCTACAGCAGTTGCCGCGGACGTCGTCGACGCAGGATTTGGAGAAGGCGCTGCTGCTTCCGGCGAACGACGAGACACTAGCGGAGGCGTCGTCGTCAGCATCGGCGCCACCGCTAGCGCAGACGCAGTTGCCGCGGACCTCGACACCGGATTTGGCGGGGGTGTTGCCGCTTCCGGCGGACGACGAAATACTACCGGAGGCGTCGTCATCGCAGTAGACACGCGTGATCAAGCTTGGATGGGACGGTGTTGAGGCCTCCTGTGGGGCGGTCTGGAACTGGAGGTTCTTCAAGTATTATTTCGTCGTTCTTTTTTTGCATTCTTTGTTCTTGGAACTGATCGAGGGTAGTTCGTCTTTTTGATGGTCTAGATCAGCTCTTGAAATACTCCTTAGTTGTTTCCGTTTTTGCTTTCTTGGAACTGATCGAACTTAGCTGTGTTCCTGTTCTTTTGTTCAGAGCTGCGTCCACCTGTAACGAACCAAATGTCTGAATGCCAAGAAACGATTATGTGTTAGTTCTTGGATCAGCTATAATGCCAAGAAACGTACACTTGGGGTGTCGTGATGTTTACTTGTTCAGTTCATGACTTTTCAGTCTTTTTTTTGCTGCATACACTGTCCAAATCCAAATAGACCTTATCCAAAGCAACTACTAGAGCCCAATTGGACTCCCTGTATAGCTATTGTGGTACTCTGATCTGAATTCTGAAAGCATATTTCGAATTTCTTGTTAACGGCCGCGGCGTGCTAAGAATGTCTTGAGCGACACGCAACTACTCACAGCATTCCCCTCGCCGCGCTTGTGCTGCTTCCAGCAGCGTGACAGCGTCCGGTGTCAGGGATCCAGACCTGGGGCCCACATGATGACTAACCGACTaagccaacccccccccccccccccccccttctcttCTCCTACAAATACCCACCGCCGGCAATGCCATTGCCACCTTCCAAACGCGAACAATCCCAGGGCAACGCGAGCGAACAGAAAGCCAGAGCAAGAGAGAGGCAAGACGCAATGAAGGGGAAGAGGAGCAAagacgccatggccgacgacagcGGCAGCGTCAGGATGGCCATCGGCACCGCGGTCGGCGGCGCCTCCATCGCCCTCTTGGCCGGCGCGAGCTGCTGGTTGGGCATGAAGGCCTACCGCGATGGCCGGTTCTCGAGAGGATGGCGGCGGGTGCGCGTCTGGGAGCTCGGCGGCGTCACCACCCTGGAGCAGACGCTGGCCTACGACTGCGCCATGTGCGGCCACAGCTTGGACCAGCGGGAGGAGGTCCGCACGCTCTCCTGCGGCCACGTGTTCCACCTGCGTAAGGGTCCCAAGTGCGGGAGCAACATCGACGACTGGCTCCGCGAGAACCGCATGCGCTGCCCGGCCTGCTGTAAGCCCGTCCACCCCGTGTTGCCGTGGAAGGCGCCGCCGACATCGGCGCCACCGCCCGCGCCCGTGCCACTGCCAGCGCAgtcggcgccgtcgtcgtcgactTCGGATTTGGAGGCTCAGGAGCCGCGGCGGATGGAGTTAGAGCAGGGGCCACCGCGGCGGCTGCCGTTGGACCAGGGGCGACCGCGGTATCCGCCGTCGATGTGGTTACAGGATGCGCTACTGTACGGGTCGCCGTCGCAGTAAAGACGCATGATCGAGCTTGGACGGGACGGTGTTGGAGCGTCTTTTGGGGCCCGTCTGGATCACTTCTTCGAGAGGTTCTTCAAGGATTCTTTCGTCGTTTCTGTTTCTGCATTCTTGGAACTGATCAAAGGGTATTGCGTCTCGTCTGATGGTCTGGATCGGTTCTCGATGGATTCCTTCGTTATTTCTGTCATTTGCTTCCTTGGAACTTATCGAGCTTAGCTTGTTCCTTCTTTTGTTCTGATCTACGTTCACTTGTGATGAACTAAGCAATGTGTCCCAGTGTGCAAACTGATACTGCTGAGTGGGCATCTTGGGATGAGAATTGCAGGATTTTGGTATAAACTTTTCGCCATAATGTTTTCTAGTTCTTGCAATAGCGCATCTGTGCATGACAGCAGTTCCATACTCTGTTAGTTGTGTTTCTTGAGTGCTAAAAAGGCCAAAAAAAAATACCATCTAAGTTTTGCTGCTGAACATATGATTAGTCGTT
This is a stretch of genomic DNA from Miscanthus floridulus cultivar M001 unplaced genomic scaffold, ASM1932011v1 os_2217_2_3, whole genome shotgun sequence. It encodes these proteins:
- the LOC136534718 gene encoding uncharacterized protein, whose product is MADPDDYWSAVLVVLVPVVVVAVCVTFIIMWCPWRRIRLFTLGGVTTLTRTLNYTCTMCQDSMEAGEKVRTLSCDHAFHCGGSARCERDIDQWLLTAEVMACPLCRKSPYPVLPWKQPPPSSPAPSPSASEPALQQLPRTSSTQDLEKALLLPANDETLAEASSSASAPPLAQTQLPRTSTPDLAGVLPLPADDEILPEASSSQ
- the LOC136534713 gene encoding uncharacterized protein, coding for MADDSGSVRMAIGTAVGGASIALLAGASCWLGMKAYRDGRFSRGWRRVRVWELGGVTTLEQTLAYDCAMCGHSLDQREEVRTLSCGHVFHLRKGPKCGSNIDDWLRENRMRCPACCKPVHPVLPWKAPPTSAPPPAPVPLPAQSAPSSSTSDLEAQEPRRMELEQGPPRRLPLDQGRPRYPPSMWLQDALLYGSPSQ